The Streptomyces sp. NBC_00335 DNA window CGTTGTGGAACTCGAACGCCCAGCCGCCCGGGGCCAGTCCGGGTCGGCGCACGGCCCAGTCCCCGGTGCGCACGATCTCCTCGCCGAGCATCCAGTCGGCGGCCTTGACCAGGGCGGGGTGGTCGGGACGCAGTCCCGCGTCGGCCAGCGCGATGGCCGCCAGGCAGGTGTCCCAGACCGGGGACTGGCAGGCCTCGATCATGCGGGCGCCGTCCGCGCGCCACACCGTGAACCGGTCGAGGGACTCCAGTCCGGCCCGCATCACCGGGTGTCCGAGGTCGTAGCCGAGCAGGTGCAGGGCGATGACGGAGTACACGGCGGGCGGCTGGATGCCGCCCCAGCAGCCGTCGTTCTCCTGCCGCTCCACGATCCAGCGGCCCGCGCTCGCCATGGCGGCGGCGCGCAGCCGGCGCGGGGCGAACCGGCGGTAAACGTGCAGGGCCCTGTCCATCCGCTGGAAGGCGCCGTCCCAACTGGCAAGCGGTGCGAGCTTCTTGACGGGGTAGGGGGTCCGCGCGTCGGTGTGCAGCTCGTCCAGGGCGAAGGGGGCCGGGCGGACCGGGCGCAGCGCGGAGACCACGGTCAGCGGGACGATCGTCTGCCGGGCCCAGCAGCCGAAGTCGTAGATGTTCAGGGGCACCCAGGGCGGCAGGAACAGCAGTTCGGGCGGGAGTTCGGGCAGGTGGTCCCAGCTCCACCAGCCGAACAGCGCCAGCCAGATGCGGGTGAACACGCGGGCTCCCGCGATGCCCCCGTGGGCCCGGATCCAGGCCGAGGCGCGGGCCATGTGCGGGGCGCCCGGGTCGTCTCCGGCGAGGCGCAGGGCCACGTAGGCCTCGATGGTGGCGGAGAGGTCGCAGGGGCCGCCGTGGAAGGTGGCCCAGGTGCCGTCGCTTTGCTGCTCTCCGCGGATGAACAGGGCGGCGGCCCGCGTGGTGGCCTCGTCCCTGATGCCGAGGAACTGGCGCAGCAGCAGGTCCTCGGCGTCCATGGTGACGTTGGTCTCCAGGTCGCCCTTCCACCAGCCGGCCTCGTCCTGCCGGTCGAGCAGGTCCCGGACCGCCCGTTCGGTGGCCTCGCGGACCCCGCGCAGCCCGGCGGGGCCGGGGTCGGGTCCGGTGCCCGGTCCGGTGTCCGGCCCCGCTCCGGGAACCGGGCCCGGCGGCCCGGTGGTCCCGGTGCCGTTCGGGTCGGCGCCGCAGGCATTGGCGCCGCCGTCGGTCGTCGCAGTCATGGCTTCCCCTTTGCGTGCAGTGTCCTCTGCTGTCATCCGCTGTACTGGGGGTTGCCGTCGACCGGTACTACTGGCAGGCAGTACCGGCCGGCGACTGGCGATTCATATGCGCGTACGGGTGGCGATCACCTCTTGCGCACGACGACGAAGTCGGCGAGCGCCACGAGCTGGTCGCGCACGCGCTGGTCCATGTCCACCTCGTCGAGGGCCTTGATGGCGATCTCGTACTGGCGGCGCGCCTCGTCGGCGGTCCACCGGCGGCCGCCGGCGGCCTCGATGAGCGCTGCGCGGGCCGCGAACTCCTCCTCGGAGAAGTTCTCGAAGTCGTTGCTCTTGGCGTCGGCGGCGAGCAGCTGGGTGAGTTCCTCACTGGCCGGTCCGCCGGCGGCGAGGGCGGCGACGACGGGCAGCGACTTCTTGCGCTGACGCAGGTCGCTCCAGGTCTGCTTGCCGGTGGACTCCGGGTCGCCCCAGATGCCGAGGAGGTCGTCGACGGCCTGGAAGGCGAGGCCGAGGTGGTAGCCGTACTCCTCCAGCTTGTCGGCCGTACGGTCGTCCGCGCCGCCGAGCACGGCGCCGATGGAGACCGCGCAGGCGAGCAGGGCGCCGGTCTTGTTGCCCTCCATCTCCAGGCACTCCTCGACGGTGACGCTCTCGCGGTGCTCGTAGGAGATGTCCTGGGCCTGGCCGTCGATGAGCTTGCGGCTCGCGGTGGTCAGGCGGCGGGCCGCGCGGCCGGCCTCGACCGTGCCGAGCTCCAGGAGCACCTCGTTGGCCAGGGCGAACAGCGCGTCGCCGACCAGGATGGCCAGGGCGGGTCCGTGGACCTTCCACACCGTGTCGCGGTGGCGGCGCTGCTCGTCGCCGTCCATCAGGTCGTCGTGCAGCAGCGAGAAGTTGTGGACGAGTTCGACCGCGACGGCGCCGGGGATGCCGACCTCGGCGGCGGCGCCGGCGGCCTCCGCCGAGAGCAGGGCGAGGGCGGGGCGGACGGCCTTTCCGCCGTCGCCGTCCGCCGGGTTGCCGTGGGCGTCGATCCAGCCGAAGTGGTAGGCGGCGACGGTGTCCATGGGCGCGGCGAGCCGGTCCACGGCGGCGCGGAGCACGGGCGTCGAGAGCGTACGGCCTCGTTCGAGGAGGGCGAGCGTGTCCGCCTTCTCCCCGCCGGCCGGGCCCGCACTGGCGTCCGTGTTCTCGACGGCCGGATTCCCCGGGTTCACTGGCTCTCCTCTGGTTCCTGTACGTACTGCGGTGCGTGGTGCTGCGGTGCCGGTCGTGCCGGTACCGGTGGTGGCGGTACCGGTGGTGGCGATGGCGCCGACGGTGCCGGTGGTGGTCATACCGCCTCCTGCAAGGGGTGTTCGCGGTGGCGGCCCAGCGGGACGAGCGCGGC harbors:
- a CDS encoding polyprenyl synthetase family protein yields the protein MNPGNPAVENTDASAGPAGGEKADTLALLERGRTLSTPVLRAAVDRLAAPMDTVAAYHFGWIDAHGNPADGDGGKAVRPALALLSAEAAGAAAEVGIPGAVAVELVHNFSLLHDDLMDGDEQRRHRDTVWKVHGPALAILVGDALFALANEVLLELGTVEAGRAARRLTTASRKLIDGQAQDISYEHRESVTVEECLEMEGNKTGALLACAVSIGAVLGGADDRTADKLEEYGYHLGLAFQAVDDLLGIWGDPESTGKQTWSDLRQRKKSLPVVAALAAGGPASEELTQLLAADAKSNDFENFSEEEFAARAALIEAAGGRRWTADEARRQYEIAIKALDEVDMDQRVRDQLVALADFVVVRKR
- the shc gene encoding squalene--hopene cyclase yields the protein MTATTDGGANACGADPNGTGTTGPPGPVPGAGPDTGPGTGPDPGPAGLRGVREATERAVRDLLDRQDEAGWWKGDLETNVTMDAEDLLLRQFLGIRDEATTRAAALFIRGEQQSDGTWATFHGGPCDLSATIEAYVALRLAGDDPGAPHMARASAWIRAHGGIAGARVFTRIWLALFGWWSWDHLPELPPELLFLPPWVPLNIYDFGCWARQTIVPLTVVSALRPVRPAPFALDELHTDARTPYPVKKLAPLASWDGAFQRMDRALHVYRRFAPRRLRAAAMASAGRWIVERQENDGCWGGIQPPAVYSVIALHLLGYDLGHPVMRAGLESLDRFTVWRADGARMIEACQSPVWDTCLAAIALADAGLRPDHPALVKAADWMLGEEIVRTGDWAVRRPGLAPGGWAFEFHNDNYPDIDDTAEVVLALRRVKHPDPARVEGAIARGVSWNLGMQSKNGAWGAFDADNTSPYPNKLPFCDFGEVIDPPSADVTAHVVEMLAVEGRAGDARTRRGIAWLLAEQDPNGGWFGRWGTNYVYGTGSVVPALTAAGFAPSHPAIRRAVHWLESVQNEDGGWGEDQRSYQDPSWAGKGASTASQTAWALMALLSAGERDAPSVERGIGYLVSTQRADGTWDEPYFTGTGFPWDFSINYHLYRQVFPLTALGRYLYGEPFGPGGRYADPTGLPHAAPSPGEL